The genome window ATTGCGGCAGCACTCGATCACCGGCGGATCGATGAGGCCGAGGCCGAAAACGCCGGAAAAGAGCCCGCCGAACATCTCGGGCGTCTTCCCGTTCGCCGCCGGGCAGTCGGGGTGCGTGGGGTAGCACTCGACCCCGTCGACGAGCCCCACGGTCGTCGCGTCGGTTCCGTCAGCACCGCGAAAGCGCAGCCGGGCTCGCGCCTCATCGCCGCGCAGCAGCATGCCGCCGTCGAAAACGAACGAGACCGACGTGCTCGTTCGCTGGGCCGGAGCGCCCGCGACGGCGCGGGCGAGCACCAGCACGCCGGTCGTGTTCGTGCTGACCATGAGCCGCGCGGTACGCGCGCCGAGGGCGACGTCGATTCCGAGCCGCGGAATGCCGTGCGGACCGCGCTCCACGTACAGCGGCACGATCGCTTGCCGTGCGCTCGCGGGCGACGCGACCGCAACCGCAACTGCGAGAAGGACGCCGAACGCCGCACACTTCACGGGGAGCGCTCATTCGGCCGGTTGTCGCACGGTTCCCCGAACGGGTAGAGAAGGGGCATGATTCCAACGCGCGAGATCGCGCCCGGCGTCGCCGTGGCCGCGATCGGGTTCGGCGGCTACCACCTCGGTATGGTCAAGGACGAAGCGGAAGCGATCCGGCTGCTGCACGCCGCGATCGATAGCGGGATCACGTTCCTGGACAATGCGTGGGAGTACAACGATCACGTCAGCGAGGAGCGGATGGGGAAGGCGCTCGCGCAGGGCAACCGGCGCGAGCAGGTGTTCCTGATGACGAAGCTGTGCTCGCACGGCCGCGGGTACGACGTCGCGATGCGGCAGCTGGAGGAGTCGCTGCGCCGGCTGCGCACCGACCACCTCGACCTGTGGCAGATCCACGAGGTCGTCTACGACGACGATCCCGCGCGCCACTACGCCGCGCACGGCGCGGTCGAGGCCATCGACAAGGCAAAACGCGACGGCAAGGTACGCTTCGTCGGCTTCACCGGCCACAAGCACCCCTCGATCCACCGCGAGATGATCGAGCGCGGCTATCCGTTCGACACCGTGCAGATGCCGCTCAACGTCCTCGACGCCAGCTACCGCAGCTTCGAGAAGGACGTTCTCCCGCTCGCGCGCGAGCGCGGGATCAAGGTGCTCGGGATGAAGGCGTTCTCCGAAGGCCGCTCCGTCGAGGCCGGCGGCGTCGACCCCGACGACGCGCTGCGTTACGCTATGTCGCTCCCCGGCGTCCTCACCACGATCACCGGAATCGACTCGCAGCAGGTGCTCGACCACCACCTGCGCATCGCGAACGATTTCAAGCCGCTAGACAAGGTGGCGCTCCAAGCGCTGCGCGACAAGTACCGGGACCGCGCGACCGACGGCCACCTCGAGCTCTACAAGTCGACCGCGAAGAACGACGCCGACGAAGGCCGTGCCCAGCACGGCTTCCCGCCGATGAGCCAGCTAGCGATGTGATCGCAGCCGAGCTCAGGTCAGAAAGCGGATGGTGAGCGGGTAGCGGAACGTTTCGCCGTTGCTGACCTTGACCGCCGCGACGATGGTGAAGATCAGGTCGAGTACCGCGAGGATGAACAGCAGCGGAATCCCGATGAGGACGAAGACGAGAACGGCACAGACGAGCAGATAGATCGTCATCGAGATCTGAAAGTTCAGCGACTCTTTCCCCTCGCGATCGACCAGTGCCGATTGATCCTTCTTCACCAGCCAGACGACGAGCGGTCCGATCACGTTGCCGAACGGGATGAAGAAACCGATCAGCGCCGAGAGGTGGGCGCCCATCGCCCAATTCCGCGCGTCTTGTGGTTCCGCGACGGTTACCGGACGCGGGGCGGCGCTGTACGGCGCCGGCTGCGGTTGCGGTTGCGGTTGCGGCGGTGGTGGAGCGGCGCCCGCGCCCACGTCATATGAGAGCGCTGCACCGCACTTCGGACAGAACCTTGAACCGGGCTCCGCGACCGTACCGCACGCCGGACAATTCATCGGCTGGCCTCCTCAAACGACGCTGTCAGGGCGGCTTTCGCCACGACGGGCAACAGATACCCCTTGAGGGCTACCGGTGCGCCGCCGGTCCCGCCGTTTGGTAGAACCGGACGAGCTCCGACTTGAACTGCACGAGCGCGTCGTGGTTGAGGTACACTTCGTGGCCGGAGTAGAAGTAGGCGAAGTGCAGGCGTCTGCGCTGGTCGGCGTTCAGGTTCATGTGGTTCAGCAGGTACTCGGTCGCGTAGAAGCCGGTCGCCAGATCGAAATAGCCGTTCGCCGAGAGCACGTGGAGCGAAGGATTCTGCACGAGCGCCGACTGCAGGTCCGCGACGACGCTGGGAGCGCTCGGATCGGTTCCGCGCTGGTACTTCCAGTTGCCGTTCACGCCGAAGTCGAGCACGTCGTACGGGCGCTCGTCCCGGTAATGCAGCACGTCGTGCGCGTAGTGGTTGAACGCGGCGACGAACGCGGCCGACGTCATCGTGTCCGAGGGATCGTAGTCGACGTAGGTCGCGTTGGGGTCGATGTCCGGGCCGCTGTAGCGGCCGTCGTAGCGCCCGACGTTGCGCCCTT of Candidatus Eremiobacterota bacterium contains these proteins:
- a CDS encoding aldo/keto reductase, whose product is MIPTREIAPGVAVAAIGFGGYHLGMVKDEAEAIRLLHAAIDSGITFLDNAWEYNDHVSEERMGKALAQGNRREQVFLMTKLCSHGRGYDVAMRQLEESLRRLRTDHLDLWQIHEVVYDDDPARHYAAHGAVEAIDKAKRDGKVRFVGFTGHKHPSIHREMIERGYPFDTVQMPLNVLDASYRSFEKDVLPLARERGIKVLGMKAFSEGRSVEAGGVDPDDALRYAMSLPGVLTTITGIDSQQVLDHHLRIANDFKPLDKVALQALRDKYRDRATDGHLELYKSTAKNDADEGRAQHGFPPMSQLAM
- a CDS encoding zinc ribbon domain-containing protein is translated as MNCPACGTVAEPGSRFCPKCGAALSYDVGAGAAPPPPQPQPQPQPAPYSAAPRPVTVAEPQDARNWAMGAHLSALIGFFIPFGNVIGPLVVWLVKKDQSALVDREGKESLNFQISMTIYLLVCAVLVFVLIGIPLLFILAVLDLIFTIVAAVKVSNGETFRYPLTIRFLT